The Streptomyces sp. NBC_01197 genome window below encodes:
- a CDS encoding pyridoxal phosphate-dependent aminotransferase, whose product MQVIQSTKLANVCYEIRGPVLDEAMRLEAAGHRILKLNTGNPAAFGFECPPEILEDMLRNLGDAHGYGDAKGLLSARRAVMQHYQTKGIELGVEDIYLGNGVSELIQMSMQALLDDGDEVLVPAPDYPLWTASVSLAGGTAVHYRCDEQADWMPDLADIERKVTDRTKAIVIINPNNPTGAVYDDELLRGIADIARRHSLTICSDEIYDRILYDGATHTPTAAIAPDLMVLTFNGLSKNYRVAGFRSGWMAVCGPKAHASSYIEGLTILANMRLCANMPSQHAVATALGGRQSIEDLVLPGGRILEQRDTAYELLTQIPGVTCVKPKGALYLFPRLDPKVYKVKDDRQMVLDLLRAEKIMVVHGTGFNWPEPDHFRIVTLPTAKELEDAVTRIGTFLDGYSQR is encoded by the coding sequence ATGCAGGTGATCCAGTCAACGAAGCTCGCCAACGTCTGTTACGAGATCCGGGGTCCGGTTCTCGACGAGGCAATGCGGCTGGAGGCAGCAGGTCACCGCATCCTCAAACTCAACACCGGCAACCCGGCCGCCTTCGGTTTCGAGTGCCCGCCGGAAATCCTGGAGGACATGCTCCGCAACCTCGGCGACGCGCACGGCTACGGCGACGCCAAGGGGCTGCTGTCCGCCCGCCGCGCGGTGATGCAGCACTACCAGACCAAGGGCATCGAGCTGGGCGTCGAGGACATCTACCTCGGCAACGGCGTCTCCGAGCTGATCCAGATGTCGATGCAGGCGCTGCTCGACGACGGCGACGAGGTGCTCGTACCGGCCCCGGACTATCCGCTGTGGACCGCGTCGGTCTCGCTGGCGGGCGGCACGGCCGTGCACTACCGCTGCGACGAGCAGGCGGACTGGATGCCGGACCTCGCCGACATCGAGCGGAAGGTCACCGACCGCACCAAGGCGATCGTGATCATCAACCCGAACAACCCGACGGGCGCGGTCTACGACGACGAGCTGCTGCGGGGCATCGCCGACATCGCCCGCCGTCACTCCCTGACCATCTGCTCGGACGAGATCTACGACCGGATCCTCTACGACGGCGCCACGCACACACCGACGGCGGCCATCGCCCCCGACCTGATGGTCCTGACCTTCAACGGTCTCTCCAAGAACTACCGGGTGGCCGGGTTCCGCTCCGGCTGGATGGCGGTGTGCGGGCCGAAGGCGCACGCCTCCTCGTACATCGAGGGCCTGACGATCCTGGCGAACATGCGGCTCTGCGCCAACATGCCGTCCCAGCACGCGGTGGCCACGGCGCTCGGCGGCCGGCAGTCGATCGAGGATCTGGTGCTGCCGGGCGGGCGCATCCTGGAGCAGCGCGACACCGCGTACGAGCTGCTGACGCAGATCCCCGGGGTGACCTGCGTCAAGCCCAAGGGGGCGCTGTATCTCTTCCCGCGTCTGGACCCGAAGGTCTACAAGGTGAAGGACGACCGGCAGATGGTGCTCGACCTGCTGCGCGCCGAGAAGATCATGGTGGTGCACGGCACGGGGTTCAACTGGCCGGAGCCGGACCACTTCCGCATTGTGACGCTGCCCACGGCGAAGGAGCTGGAGGACGCGGTGACGCGGATCGGGACCTTCCTGGACGGCTACTCGCAGCGGTAG
- a CDS encoding sugar kinase, producing MCNAHCAYRSPLSNIRAIAGSTEPPATHHRGARAIVTAQHTPVPPVDVVCLGESMVTFLPSRPGRLADVPSFDRGIGGAESNVACALAAAGHSTRWISRVGADGFGDHLTETVGAYGVDTSAVQRDPDRPTGVYFRTADDRDTDHHEVVYYRAGSAASAMAPGVLDRAALWSGQVLHLSGITAALSSGCLALMRGLTAPAPGRPLVSFDVNFRPGLWRDAAGAGPRVLLELAGGADVVFVGEDEAAAAWDVRGAAAIRAALPEPAVLVVKRGAAGATVFAGGPQGDTVTTVPALRVDVVAPVGAGDAFAAGFLSGTLRGLPVLDRVRHGHLMAAAALTVHGDLAGPPSRELADRLTALDDTAWGTLRIGPGWTETVSEVTGAEEEVRTP from the coding sequence ATGTGCAACGCTCATTGCGCATATCGCTCACCGCTGTCTAACATCCGAGCCATCGCCGGGTCAACGGAGCCCCCGGCCACCCACCACCGAGGAGCGAGAGCGATCGTGACCGCCCAGCACACCCCAGTGCCCCCAGTGGACGTCGTCTGTCTCGGCGAGTCCATGGTCACGTTCCTGCCCTCCCGGCCCGGCCGACTCGCGGACGTCCCCTCCTTCGACCGGGGCATCGGCGGCGCGGAGTCCAACGTGGCGTGCGCGCTGGCCGCCGCCGGGCACTCCACAAGGTGGATCAGCCGGGTCGGCGCCGACGGCTTCGGCGACCACCTGACCGAGACCGTCGGGGCGTACGGGGTCGACACCTCGGCCGTCCAGCGCGACCCGGACCGGCCCACCGGTGTCTACTTCCGTACCGCCGACGACCGGGACACCGACCACCACGAGGTCGTCTACTACCGGGCCGGGTCCGCCGCCAGCGCGATGGCGCCCGGGGTACTGGACCGCGCCGCGCTGTGGTCCGGGCAGGTGCTCCACCTCTCCGGGATCACGGCCGCGCTCTCGTCCGGCTGCCTGGCCCTGATGCGCGGCCTGACCGCGCCGGCGCCGGGCCGCCCGCTGGTCTCCTTCGACGTGAACTTCCGGCCGGGGCTCTGGCGCGACGCGGCCGGGGCCGGCCCCCGGGTGCTACTGGAGCTGGCGGGCGGGGCCGACGTGGTGTTCGTCGGTGAGGACGAGGCGGCGGCGGCCTGGGACGTACGGGGCGCGGCCGCGATCCGGGCGGCGCTGCCGGAGCCCGCGGTGCTCGTCGTGAAGCGGGGCGCTGCGGGGGCCACGGTCTTCGCCGGCGGCCCGCAGGGGGACACCGTCACCACTGTCCCCGCGCTGCGCGTCGACGTCGTGGCCCCCGTGGGCGCGGGCGACGCCTTCGCCGCCGGGTTCCTCTCCGGCACCCTCCGCGGCCTCCCGGTCCTGGACCGCGTCCGGCACGGCCATCTGATGGCCGCCGCCGCCCTCACCGTCCACGGCGACCTGGCCGGCCCGCCGTCCCGGGAGCTTGCCGACCGCCTCACGGCTCTCGACGACACCGCCTGGGGCACACTTCGGATCGGCCCCGGCTGGACCGAGACCGTGTCCGAGGTGACCGGCGCCGAAGAGGAGGTACGCACGCCATGA
- a CDS encoding SCO4983 family protein, whose protein sequence is MYEPIRTKSVHTVAEGSAAAGYPRRSRDEELDIQLAGHLAALLAVTDELGLAAEGDRIAEQVARLRGAPPVRHAGLSNASPADLHARAHHLAGRALLVAASRADTAVAILSAERMDAHLAARHLAGAH, encoded by the coding sequence ATGTACGAACCGATCCGCACCAAGTCGGTCCACACGGTGGCCGAGGGGTCCGCAGCCGCCGGCTATCCCCGCCGCAGCCGCGACGAGGAGCTGGACATCCAGCTCGCGGGCCATCTGGCCGCACTCCTCGCGGTGACGGACGAACTGGGCCTGGCGGCCGAGGGCGACCGCATCGCGGAGCAGGTGGCCAGGTTGCGCGGCGCCCCGCCGGTCCGGCACGCAGGCCTCAGCAACGCCTCCCCCGCCGACCTGCACGCACGGGCCCACCACCTGGCCGGCCGCGCCCTTCTGGTGGCGGCATCCCGCGCGGACACCGCGGTGGCGATCCTCTCGGCGGAGCGGATGGACGCCCACCTGGCGGCACGGCACCTCGCCGGCGCCCACTGA
- a CDS encoding IclR family transcriptional regulator, whose protein sequence is MSQTVDRALSILPLLARGPADLGQVSESLGVHKSTALRLLRTLHEHGLVYRQQDQRYRLGTRLFALAQEAVENLDIREIAHPHLARLNEECGHTVHLAVYEENEVLYIDKVESRYPVRMYSRIGRPVAITVAAVAKLLLADLPEPERRTVAERLDYPTYTARSTPNAGAFLKELATVREQGWATDLGGHEESINCVGAPIRGVDGRVVAAMSMSAPNVVVTAEELLTLLPLVRRTADAISGEYAGTAPQPKTVPPHHPPKEARA, encoded by the coding sequence ATGAGCCAGACCGTAGACCGGGCGCTCTCCATCCTGCCGCTGCTCGCCCGGGGGCCCGCCGACCTCGGCCAGGTCTCGGAGAGCCTCGGCGTCCACAAGTCGACCGCGCTGCGGCTGCTCCGTACCCTCCACGAGCACGGACTCGTCTACCGCCAGCAGGACCAGCGCTACCGCCTGGGCACCCGCCTCTTCGCGCTCGCCCAGGAAGCCGTGGAGAACCTCGACATACGGGAGATCGCCCACCCCCACCTGGCCAGGCTCAACGAGGAGTGCGGGCACACCGTGCACCTCGCGGTGTACGAGGAGAACGAGGTCCTCTACATCGACAAGGTCGAGAGCCGCTACCCGGTCCGCATGTACTCGCGGATCGGCAGGCCCGTCGCGATCACCGTGGCGGCCGTCGCCAAACTGCTGCTCGCCGACCTCCCCGAGCCGGAGCGGCGCACCGTCGCCGAACGGCTCGACTACCCCACCTACACGGCCCGTTCGACACCGAACGCCGGCGCCTTCCTCAAGGAACTGGCCACGGTGCGCGAACAGGGCTGGGCCACCGACCTCGGTGGCCACGAGGAGTCCATCAACTGCGTCGGAGCCCCCATCCGGGGCGTGGACGGCCGGGTTGTCGCCGCCATGTCGATGTCGGCGCCCAATGTGGTCGTGACCGCAGAGGAACTCCTCACCCTGCTCCCGCTGGTGCGCCGCACGGCCGACGCCATCAGCGGCGAGTACGCGGGCACCGCACCGCAGCCGAAGACCGTCCCCCCGCACCACCCCCCGAAGGAAGCAAGGGCATGA
- a CDS encoding N-acyl-D-amino-acid deacylase family protein yields MDLVIRDVRVVDGTGGASYRADVAVDGGRITSIVREGSGQRPSAPRVVDAHGLALSPGFIDMHAHSDLALLRDPGHEAKAAQGVTLEVLGQDGLSYAPVDDRTRAEVRRAITGWNGDGSDIDFDWHTVGGYLDRLDRGIAVNAAYLIPQGTLRMYAMGWDDRPATPAETERMKQLVAEGMEQGAVGMSSGLTYTPGMYADDAELTELCRVVASYGGYYCPHHRSYGTGALQAYQEMVGLTRAAGCALHLAHATMNFGVNKGKAPELLALLDQALEDGADISLDTYPYTPGCTTLVAMLPSWASEGGPDAIMGRLRDEETARKIRQVMEVEGADGCHGVPIEWDAIEISGVSDPALSGYVGRTVAASAHERGEEPWVTARRLLIEDRLGSTILQHVGHEENVRLIMGHRVHTGGSDGILQGDKPHPRAYGTFPQYLGRYVRELGVLSLEECVAHLTSRPAARLRLPDRGLVREGYRADLVLFDPKTVAAGSTFEAPRALPTGIPHVLIDGRFVIEDGRRTDVLAGRSVRRTPGRP; encoded by the coding sequence ATGGATCTCGTCATCCGCGACGTCCGGGTCGTGGACGGAACCGGCGGCGCCTCGTACCGCGCCGACGTAGCCGTAGACGGCGGCCGCATCACATCCATCGTCCGCGAGGGCTCCGGCCAACGGCCCAGTGCGCCAAGGGTGGTCGACGCGCACGGGCTCGCCCTGTCGCCCGGCTTCATCGACATGCACGCCCACTCCGACCTGGCTCTGCTGCGCGACCCCGGCCACGAGGCGAAGGCCGCGCAGGGCGTGACGCTGGAAGTACTCGGCCAGGACGGCCTGTCGTACGCACCGGTCGACGACCGCACCCGCGCCGAGGTCCGCCGGGCCATCACCGGGTGGAACGGCGACGGTTCGGACATCGACTTCGACTGGCACACCGTCGGCGGCTATCTGGACCGGCTCGACCGGGGCATCGCGGTGAACGCGGCGTATCTGATCCCGCAGGGCACCCTGCGGATGTACGCGATGGGCTGGGACGACCGGCCCGCCACCCCGGCCGAGACCGAGCGGATGAAGCAGCTGGTGGCCGAGGGCATGGAGCAGGGCGCCGTCGGCATGTCGTCGGGGCTCACCTACACGCCGGGCATGTACGCGGACGACGCCGAACTCACCGAACTCTGCCGGGTGGTGGCCTCCTACGGCGGCTACTACTGCCCGCACCACCGCAGTTACGGCACCGGCGCGCTCCAGGCGTACCAGGAGATGGTCGGCCTCACCCGGGCCGCGGGCTGCGCGCTCCACCTCGCCCACGCCACCATGAACTTCGGCGTGAACAAGGGGAAGGCACCCGAGCTGCTCGCCCTGCTGGACCAGGCGCTGGAGGACGGCGCTGACATCTCCCTCGACACCTACCCGTACACCCCGGGCTGCACGACGCTCGTCGCCATGCTCCCCAGCTGGGCGAGCGAGGGCGGCCCCGACGCGATCATGGGGCGGCTCAGGGACGAGGAGACGGCCCGGAAGATCCGCCAGGTCATGGAGGTCGAGGGCGCCGACGGCTGCCACGGGGTGCCCATCGAGTGGGACGCCATCGAGATCTCCGGGGTGTCCGACCCCGCGCTGAGCGGCTATGTCGGGCGGACCGTCGCGGCCAGTGCGCACGAGCGCGGCGAGGAGCCGTGGGTGACCGCGCGGCGGCTGCTGATCGAGGACCGGCTCGGTTCGACGATCCTCCAGCACGTCGGCCACGAGGAGAACGTCCGGCTGATCATGGGCCACCGAGTGCACACCGGCGGCAGCGACGGGATCCTCCAGGGCGACAAGCCGCACCCGCGCGCGTACGGCACCTTCCCGCAGTACCTGGGCCGGTACGTGCGGGAGCTGGGCGTGCTGTCCCTGGAGGAGTGCGTGGCGCACCTCACCTCACGCCCGGCGGCCCGGCTGCGCCTGCCCGACCGCGGTCTGGTCCGCGAGGGCTACCGCGCCGACCTGGTCCTCTTCGACCCGAAGACGGTCGCGGCGGGCTCCACGTTCGAGGCCCCGCGCGCCCTGCCGACCGGTATCCCGCATGTCCTGATCGACGGCCGCTTCGTGATCGAGGACGGCCGCCGCACGGACGTGCTCGCGGGGCGCTCGGTCCGCCGTACACCCGGCCGGCCCTGA
- a CDS encoding alanine racemase yields MAGAAGTTGGANAADARETIGAEVVDHRFKGLPPGADGLTVAALAAERRNLFTGGFTTPVLALSAESVEHNLALMETYSTRHGLAFAPHGKTSMAPQLFDRQAEHGAWGITLAVPHQVRVARAFGVARIFVANEIVDAPALRWIAAELAADPSFRFICYVDSVRGVELMDEALRGSTRPLDVVVELGAGDGARTGVRTPAGCAAVADAVAATDTLRLVGVAGYEGEVPDADGEGVCAWLRELVALAADFDRAGRFAGLDEIVLSAGGSAWFDAVADVFAEVPALSVPVLKLLRSGAYVSHDDGHYKHLTPFNRVPSEGALQPAFRLWAQVVSRPTGEQAFVNAGKRDAAYDLDLPQAQAVRDARTGEVRPATGITLTGLSDQHGWLRTTGEARLEVGDWVGLGLSHPCTSFDKWQLIPLVEADGTVTDYIRTYF; encoded by the coding sequence ATGGCGGGCGCGGCAGGTACGACGGGCGGGGCGAATGCGGCGGACGCGCGCGAGACCATCGGTGCGGAAGTGGTCGACCACCGCTTCAAAGGGCTGCCGCCCGGCGCCGACGGGCTGACCGTCGCCGCCCTGGCGGCCGAGCGCCGCAACCTCTTCACCGGCGGGTTCACCACCCCCGTACTCGCGCTCTCGGCAGAGTCGGTCGAGCACAACCTCGCCCTCATGGAGACGTACTCCACACGGCACGGCCTCGCCTTCGCCCCGCACGGCAAGACGTCGATGGCCCCGCAGCTCTTCGACCGGCAGGCCGAGCACGGCGCGTGGGGCATCACCCTCGCCGTCCCGCACCAGGTACGGGTCGCCCGCGCCTTCGGGGTGGCGCGGATCTTCGTGGCCAACGAGATCGTGGACGCCCCCGCGCTGCGCTGGATCGCCGCCGAACTGGCCGCCGACCCCTCCTTCCGCTTCATCTGCTACGTCGACTCGGTACGCGGGGTCGAGCTGATGGACGAGGCGCTGCGCGGCTCCACCCGCCCGCTCGACGTGGTGGTGGAGCTGGGCGCGGGCGACGGTGCGCGGACCGGCGTACGGACCCCGGCCGGGTGCGCGGCCGTCGCCGACGCGGTGGCCGCGACGGACACCCTGCGGCTGGTGGGCGTCGCCGGTTACGAGGGCGAGGTGCCCGACGCCGACGGCGAGGGGGTGTGCGCCTGGCTGCGCGAACTGGTCGCGCTGGCAGCCGACTTCGACCGGGCGGGACGCTTCGCGGGCCTGGACGAGATCGTGCTGAGCGCGGGCGGCAGCGCCTGGTTCGACGCGGTGGCGGACGTCTTCGCCGAGGTCCCCGCGCTCTCCGTCCCCGTACTGAAGCTGCTGCGCTCCGGCGCGTACGTCTCGCACGACGACGGCCACTACAAGCATCTGACGCCCTTCAACCGGGTGCCGTCCGAGGGCGCGCTCCAGCCCGCCTTCCGGCTCTGGGCGCAGGTCGTCTCACGACCCACCGGGGAGCAGGCGTTCGTCAACGCGGGCAAGCGGGACGCGGCGTACGACCTCGACCTGCCGCAGGCGCAGGCCGTCCGCGACGCGCGCACCGGCGAGGTACGCCCCGCCACCGGTATCACCCTCACCGGCCTCTCCGACCAGCACGGCTGGCTGCGCACCACCGGTGAGGCGCGCCTTGAGGTCGGCGACTGGGTGGGGCTCGGGCTCTCGCACCCCTGCACCTCCTTCGACAAGTGGCAGCTGATCCCGCTCGTTGAGGCGGACGGCACGGTCACGGACTACATCCGTACGTACTTCTGA